Proteins found in one uncultured Fusobacterium sp. genomic segment:
- a CDS encoding MBL fold metallo-hydrolase: MNSFFVSLGGGNEIGGSCYYLHCNGVNFILDAGIRYVNKKRYPSFSELSKLPFIDGVNEVDAIFLSHAHYDHNGALPLLVSKLIEKKEILCTEYTKKFTEIQLNILKKHSGIPQYSIYEDIAVDRTLDMLEIYPINRKIKKKNYSFTFYESGHIPGAVMTYLEVEDKHILYTGDFSDREQILTKKYRLPVIDNLDLLVVNSTNAHKKNSVDSWKLGETQIKKVLEYINLYKKVNLKINHVNQGMELAIFINEELEKKQCENIKIYVDEKVYQMLSILKDEDKKEYKNIYLYRGEKGGDGYAIYISLKDSIELKNIVSLNLNYSLHSSYEGIKELILSLNPKKTLITHYSEENKTDDLVKDLEELGYFNCEYVKNEEIYDF, translated from the coding sequence ATGAACAGTTTTTTTGTAAGTTTAGGTGGTGGCAATGAGATAGGTGGATCCTGTTACTATCTTCATTGCAATGGAGTTAATTTTATTTTAGATGCAGGGATAAGATATGTAAATAAAAAAAGATATCCCTCATTTAGTGAACTTTCAAAACTACCATTTATAGATGGAGTTAATGAGGTAGATGCAATATTCTTATCCCATGCTCATTATGATCACAACGGGGCATTACCTCTATTAGTTTCTAAGCTAATAGAGAAAAAAGAGATTTTATGTACAGAATATACAAAAAAATTCACTGAAATTCAGTTGAATATATTAAAAAAGCATAGCGGAATACCACAATACTCTATTTATGAGGATATTGCAGTTGATAGAACTTTGGATATGCTAGAAATCTATCCTATAAATAGAAAGATTAAAAAGAAAAATTATAGTTTCACTTTTTATGAAAGTGGACATATTCCCGGGGCTGTAATGACATATTTAGAGGTAGAGGATAAACATATATTATACACTGGGGATTTTTCAGATAGAGAGCAGATACTCACTAAGAAATATAGGTTGCCAGTAATAGATAATCTAGATCTTTTGGTAGTCAATTCAACAAATGCCCATAAGAAAAATAGTGTTGATAGTTGGAAACTTGGAGAGACTCAAATAAAAAAAGTATTAGAGTATATAAACCTATACAAAAAAGTTAATTTGAAAATTAATCATGTAAATCAAGGGATGGAACTAGCTATATTTATTAATGAGGAATTAGAAAAGAAACAGTGTGAGAATATAAAAATATATGTAGATGAAAAGGTATATCAAATGCTTTCTATTTTAAAAGATGAAGATAAGAAAGAGTATAAAAATATCTATCTATATAGAGGAGAAAAGGGGGGAGATGGTTATGCAATATATATAAGCTTAAAAGATAGTATTGAGCTTAAAAATATAGTTTCTTTAAACTTAAACTATTCTCTACATAGTTCATATGAGGGGATAAAGGAACTTATTTTAAGTTTAAATCCTAAAAAAACTTTGATAACTCACTATTCAGAGGAGAACAAAACAGATGATCTTGTAAAAGACTTAGAGGAGCTGGGATATTTTAATTGTGAGTATGTAAAAAATGAAGAGATTTATGATTTTTAA